A region from the Eptesicus fuscus isolate TK198812 chromosome 1, DD_ASM_mEF_20220401, whole genome shotgun sequence genome encodes:
- the LOC103298422 gene encoding melanoma-associated antigen B10-like, producing MPRGKKSKRRAREKRRQAWVETPRVMSAQASTEEGEDSDSSSSHTSEVSSLSTPESVLSQEPLGAAAATILPKARIAWPSFDTSAESHGEGSADASQAESGSEGSRRSPLDQKAMLLAQFMLRKYNVKEPITKEDMMKHVIRKHRPYFQEILKRASELMVLAFGIEVKEADPAGHSYVLVSKLHHAGDSRLSGEIMPRKGLLMTILCVIFMKGNCATEEEIWDVLNAMGIHAGKQHNLHGEPMKLITEDLVKEGYLVYRQVPHSDPPSHEFLWGPQAYAETSKMEVLQFLAKLHGTQPSAFPHWYEEALQDELERTRHRFATVVRTSSSATELSSASFSRPYKY from the coding sequence ATGCCTCGGGGAAAGAAGAGTAAGCGCCGGGCCCGAGAGAAACGCAGACAGGCCTGGGTTGAGACTCCGAGAGTCATGAGTGCTCAGGCCTCTACAGAGGAGGGGGAAGACTCTGACTCCTCCTCCTCTCATACTTCTGAGGTTTCTTCCCTGAGCACCCCTGAGTCTGTGCTGTCCCAGGAGCCTCTGGGAGCCGCAGCAGCCACTATCCTTCCCAAGGCAAGAATCGCATGGCCAAGTTTTGACACCAGTGCCGAGAGCCACGGCGAGGGAAGTGCGGATGCCTCCCAGGCAGAGTCGGGGTCTGAGGGTTCCCGCAGAAGCCCTCTAGACCAGAAGGCGATGCTGCTGGCGCAATTCATGCTGCGCAAGTATAACGTGAAGGAGCCCATCACCAAGGAAGACATGATGAAGCATGTCATCAGGAAGCACAGGCCCTACTTCCAGGAGATCCTCAAGAGAGCCTCCGAgctgatggtgctggcctttGGCATTGAAGTGAAGGAAGCCGACCCTGCCGGGCACAGCTATGTCCTGGTCAGCAAATTGCACCACGCCGGGGAtagcaggctgagtggggagaTCATGCCCAGGAAGGGCCTCCTGATGACAATCCTCTGTGTGATCTTCATGAAGGGCAACTGTGCCACTGAGGAAGAGATCTGGGATGTCCTCAATGCGATGGGTATACATGCTGGCAAGCAGCACAACCTCCACGGGGAGCCCATGAAGCTCATCACAGAAGATCTGGTGAAAGAAGGTTACCTGGTGTACCGCCAGGTGCCCCACAGTGATCCTCCAAGCCACGAGTTCCTGTGGGGCCCGCAAGCCTACGCTGAGACCAGCAAGATGGAAGTGCTGCAGTTCTTAGCCAAGCTTCATGGTACCCAGCCCAGCGCCTTCCCACACTGGTACGAAGAGGCCCTGCAGGATGAGCTGGAGAGAACCCGCCACAGATTCGCGACTGTGGTTCGCACTAGCTCCTCTGCCACTGAGCTTTCCAGCGCCAGCTTCAGCAGACCATACAAGTATTGA